A window of bacterium contains these coding sequences:
- the pheS gene encoding phenylalanine--tRNA ligase subunit alpha, producing the protein MSGSLHPLTIFLRQAIAVFRDMGFEVLEGPEIESEWYNFDSLRVPEWHPARDVQDTFYLEDGRLLRTHTSAMQVRAMEKRKPPVRIIVPGRVFRNEATDASHEANFYQLEGFAIDSHIQMRHLFGVLEKFVREIFGSKTKYRFVPAYFPFVEPGTEMLIQLGKQKKWLEVLGAGMIHPEVLKNMGVDPNKFQGFAFGMGVDRLAMILAGFNDVRLSYQGDLRFLKQFKFKKC; encoded by the coding sequence ATGAGCGGTTCACTTCATCCCCTTACTATTTTTTTGCGCCAAGCAATAGCTGTATTTAGAGATATGGGTTTTGAGGTTTTGGAAGGGCCTGAGATTGAGAGCGAATGGTACAACTTTGATTCTTTGAGGGTTCCAGAGTGGCACCCGGCAAGAGATGTTCAGGACACTTTTTATCTTGAGGACGGGCGTCTTTTAAGGACTCATACTTCAGCAATGCAGGTAAGAGCTATGGAAAAAAGAAAACCCCCGGTGCGTATTATTGTTCCCGGCAGAGTTTTCCGCAATGAAGCTACCGACGCTTCTCATGAGGCAAACTTTTACCAATTAGAGGGTTTTGCTATTGACTCGCATATTCAGATGAGGCATTTATTTGGAGTTTTGGAAAAATTTGTCAGAGAAATTTTTGGCTCTAAAACAAAGTATCGCTTTGTGCCTGCTTATTTTCCTTTTGTAGAACCCGGTACAGAAATGTTAATCCAGTTGGGCAAACAGAAAAAATGGCTAGAAGTTTTAGGAGCAGGTATGATACATCCTGAGGTTTTGAAAAATATGGGAGTGGACCCAAATAAATTTCAAGGTTTTGCTTTTGGTATGGGGGTAGACAGGTTAGCAATGATTCTTGCTGGTTTTAATGATGTGAGGTTAAGTTATCAAGGGGATTTAAGGTTTTTAAAGCAGTTTAAGTTTAAAAAATGTTAA
- the pheT gene encoding phenylalanine--tRNA ligase subunit beta, which yields MLISLSWLKEFVDFELNAEDTAQLLCGLGLETEVKNDNLLDIEITPNRGDCLSVLGVAREIAAKLGKNLHLPKPKIKEESEDLAFDLRFSAKAKERTFRYTYRVVRDIKVQASPKWIQDKLISYGFRPINNIVDITNLVMIELGQPLHAFDFEKLGGTLFLRTAKKGESLITLDGKERKLSKDILVAEDKKGRLTDLCGIMGGFYSEVSENTKTIILQSAVFDPITIRLASKKLRHQTDASYRYERAVDFLITKLALDRATELILAASGGRALPAKDLVFREPQKEKIDFSLQQLNNLLGSSFSANEVGEILERLNFVVQKNGVNFSVQAPSYRWFDIKYWQDIAEEVLRVKGYDSLPSEALSSTTKPANPEFSFKEFLKDKLAALGFSETLSCSFISRQDKDIFSFSKPLKIKNPLSIENEYFRPVLLVNLLKQVAGNPWFSEVKFFEIGRVADKKGEAEHLIVLVAKKKGRKEIEKAQKELSSLGIKTKIEEVSQSILQKLKIKKPVFYLETALVPAKRKKVDFILPKIIKVKTPSSFPPAQIDLSFIVSCQVKAEEIEKTLGSHPRVILVELFDEFQSEKFGKNRKSVAFHLWLEHPKRALKEKEIVEIMESLAQDVEKKFTAQWRKG from the coding sequence ATGTTAATCTCGCTTTCTTGGCTTAAAGAGTTTGTAGATTTTGAATTGAATGCTGAAGACACAGCCCAACTTCTTTGTGGTTTGGGGCTGGAGACAGAGGTAAAGAATGATAATCTTTTGGATATTGAAATTACGCCTAATAGGGGTGATTGTCTTTCTGTTTTAGGAGTTGCTCGAGAAATAGCCGCTAAATTAGGAAAAAATCTTCATTTACCTAAACCAAAAATTAAAGAAGAGAGTGAAGACCTAGCTTTTGACTTAAGGTTTTCAGCTAAAGCCAAAGAGCGCACTTTTCGCTATACCTACAGGGTTGTAAGAGATATAAAGGTTCAGGCTTCTCCAAAGTGGATTCAGGACAAACTTATTTCTTATGGTTTTCGTCCTATTAACAATATCGTTGATATTACTAATTTGGTAATGATTGAGCTGGGTCAACCCTTGCACGCTTTTGATTTTGAAAAATTAGGTGGGACATTGTTTTTGCGTACCGCTAAAAAGGGAGAGTCTCTTATAACTCTGGATGGCAAAGAGCGCAAGTTAAGCAAAGACATACTTGTGGCCGAAGATAAAAAAGGACGCCTGACTGATCTCTGCGGGATTATGGGCGGTTTTTACAGTGAAGTCAGTGAGAACACTAAAACAATTATTCTGCAGTCAGCTGTTTTTGATCCTATAACTATTCGTTTGGCTTCTAAAAAATTAAGGCACCAGACAGATGCTTCCTATCGATACGAAAGGGCGGTTGATTTTCTTATAACTAAGTTGGCTTTGGACAGAGCTACAGAATTGATTTTAGCTGCTAGTGGAGGCAGGGCTTTGCCTGCAAAGGATTTGGTTTTTAGAGAGCCGCAAAAAGAAAAGATAGATTTTTCTCTTCAGCAATTAAATAATCTCTTGGGTAGTTCTTTTTCTGCTAATGAGGTAGGAGAGATTTTGGAAAGATTGAATTTTGTTGTCCAGAAAAATGGGGTTAATTTTTCTGTGCAGGCTCCCAGTTATCGCTGGTTTGATATTAAGTATTGGCAGGATATAGCCGAAGAAGTGCTGCGAGTTAAAGGATATGATTCTTTGCCTTCAGAAGCACTTAGCTCAACTACAAAACCAGCTAATCCTGAATTTAGCTTTAAAGAGTTTTTAAAAGACAAATTAGCAGCTTTGGGATTTTCAGAAACCTTGTCCTGCTCATTTATTTCCCGCCAGGATAAAGACATTTTTTCTTTTTCAAAACCCCTTAAAATCAAAAACCCTCTTTCTATAGAAAATGAATATTTTCGTCCTGTTCTTTTAGTAAATCTTTTAAAACAGGTTGCTGGTAATCCTTGGTTTTCAGAAGTAAAGTTTTTTGAAATTGGCCGCGTGGCTGATAAAAAAGGCGAAGCAGAGCATCTTATTGTTCTAGTAGCTAAAAAGAAGGGTAGGAAAGAGATAGAAAAGGCGCAAAAAGAGCTTAGCTCTTTAGGGATAAAGACCAAGATAGAAGAAGTGTCTCAGAGCATTTTGCAAAAATTAAAAATAAAAAAGCCTGTTTTTTATCTTGAAACAGCTCTTGTTCCTGCTAAAAGAAAAAAGGTAGATTTTATACTGCCTAAAATCATCAAGGTGAAAACCCCTTCTTCTTTTCCGCCGGCCCAAATTGACCTTTCTTTTATAGTTTCTTGTCAAGTTAAGGCAGAAGAGATAGAAAAAACCCTTGGTTCTCATCCTAGAGTGATTCTGGTGGAGTTATTTGATGAGTTTCAGTCTGAAAAGTTTGGCAAAAACAGAAAAAGTGTTGCTTTCCATCTTTGGTTGGAACATCCAAAGAGGGCGCTAAAAGAAAAAGAAATTGTAGAGATTATGGAAAGTTTAGCTCAAGATGTAGAAAAGAAGTTTACTGCCCAGTGGCGAAAAGGATAG
- a CDS encoding aspartate--tRNA ligase: MKQFFCLETKDLGGSEVELFGWIENRRDHGKIIFLDLRDASGVVQLVVLPGSKAYKTAKKLGPEFVVRIKGRVNRRPEKMVNKKIATGKVEVEVLELEIISKAKTPVFEIDKDTRKVREDTRLSFRYLDLRSQRMKNNLKKRQELQNAFRELLLEKHFFEIETPYLTKGTPEGAREFIIPSRLQPGKFYVLPQSPQQFKQLLMVAGFERYFQFARCFRDEDPRGDRQFEFTQLDIEMSFVSEEDVLNVVEEMVIKAVKKVYPNKKITSLPFPRLTYKEAMRDYGTDKPDLRKDKSAEELAFVWITDMPLFEWSESEQKIVSVHHPFTAPKEEDEEKMEKSPDKVRAQAYDLVLNGVELGGGSIRIHKPDLQKKVFKILGLTPKETEEKFGHLLEAFGYGTPPHGGIALGFDRLVMLLQGEKSVREVIAFPKTGDGRDLLMGAPAEIPEKQLGEIHIKIKKKK; this comes from the coding sequence ATGAAACAATTTTTTTGTTTAGAAACAAAAGATCTTGGGGGTTCAGAGGTAGAGCTTTTTGGCTGGATAGAGAATCGGCGTGATCACGGCAAAATTATTTTTCTGGATTTAAGAGATGCTTCAGGGGTTGTCCAGCTGGTGGTTTTACCTGGTTCTAAAGCTTACAAAACAGCTAAAAAATTAGGGCCTGAATTTGTAGTAAGAATTAAGGGTAGGGTAAACAGAAGGCCGGAAAAGATGGTCAATAAAAAAATTGCTACCGGAAAAGTAGAAGTTGAAGTTTTAGAGCTTGAAATTATATCTAAAGCCAAAACCCCTGTTTTTGAGATAGATAAAGATACTCGTAAGGTAAGGGAAGATACTAGACTCTCTTTTAGATATCTGGATTTGCGCAGCCAACGAATGAAGAATAATTTAAAAAAACGCCAAGAGCTACAAAATGCTTTTAGAGAACTTCTTTTAGAAAAACATTTTTTTGAGATAGAAACCCCTTATCTTACTAAGGGCACTCCGGAGGGGGCAAGGGAATTTATAATACCTTCAAGGCTTCAGCCCGGCAAGTTTTATGTTTTACCCCAGTCGCCACAGCAGTTCAAGCAGCTTTTGATGGTGGCTGGTTTTGAACGTTATTTTCAATTTGCCCGCTGTTTTCGTGATGAAGACCCTCGCGGTGATAGGCAGTTTGAGTTTACCCAGCTTGATATAGAAATGAGTTTTGTCAGCGAGGAAGATGTTCTTAATGTTGTAGAGGAAATGGTGATTAAAGCTGTTAAAAAGGTTTATCCTAACAAAAAGATTACTTCTCTTCCTTTTCCTCGTTTAACCTACAAAGAGGCGATGCGTGATTATGGCACTGACAAGCCTGATTTAAGAAAAGACAAGAGTGCTGAAGAATTGGCTTTTGTTTGGATTACAGATATGCCCCTATTTGAGTGGTCAGAAAGTGAGCAGAAAATAGTTTCTGTGCACCATCCTTTTACAGCTCCCAAAGAGGAGGATGAAGAAAAAATGGAGAAATCGCCTGACAAAGTTAGGGCTCAAGCTTATGATTTAGTTCTTAATGGGGTAGAGTTAGGTGGAGGGAGTATTAGGATTCACAAACCTGATTTGCAAAAAAAAGTTTTTAAGATTTTGGGGTTAACTCCTAAAGAAACAGAAGAGAAATTCGGTCACTTGCTTGAGGCTTTTGGCTACGGTACTCCTCCTCACGGAGGTATTGCTTTAGGCTTTGATCGTTTAGTGATGCTTTTACAAGGAGAGAAAAGTGTCAGGGAGGTGATTGCCTTTCCTAAAACCGGAGATGGCAGAGATTTGCTGATGGGAGCTCCGGCTGAAATTCCTGAAAAGCAATTAGGGGAAATTCATATTAAAATCAAAAAGAAAAAATAG
- a CDS encoding D-alanyl-D-alanine carboxypeptidase, with protein sequence MFLTWFLSFVLLLAPWLPSSCSQWAENKLSQRFNLEYRDELSEIKSFPLVEGSFNFRPQSAIVVDVNSDFVVLEKNAALRRPIASLTKMMSSLVLVQNKKLGEVITITDKTTEVEGSRAGFKAGEKFKVKELVRAMLVRSANDAAYALQEYFATEEFNLVKAMNEEAQRLGLKNTYFADAIGLSEKNTSTAWEVYLLAKELLQNKWLADVVSQSHLDVCSLDGNCYSLWNTNRLVRQGFKGIKTGYTEEAGHCLAALKYVQNHPVIIVVLGAADGHIRFEDVELAGAWLERSALY encoded by the coding sequence GTGTTTTTAACTTGGTTTTTGAGTTTTGTTTTACTTTTGGCGCCTTGGCTTCCCTCTTCTTGTTCGCAGTGGGCAGAAAATAAGCTTTCTCAAAGATTTAATTTAGAGTATAGAGACGAATTATCAGAAATAAAGAGTTTTCCTTTAGTAGAAGGCAGTTTTAATTTTCGCCCCCAGAGTGCGATTGTGGTTGATGTTAATAGCGATTTTGTTGTTTTGGAGAAAAACGCTGCTCTTAGGCGTCCTATTGCCAGTTTAACCAAGATGATGAGCTCTTTAGTTTTGGTTCAGAATAAAAAACTTGGGGAAGTGATAACTATTACTGATAAAACTACTGAAGTAGAGGGTAGCAGGGCTGGATTTAAAGCAGGAGAAAAATTTAAGGTTAAAGAATTAGTTAGGGCTATGCTTGTCCGTTCAGCCAATGATGCTGCTTATGCCTTACAAGAATATTTTGCTACTGAAGAATTTAATTTAGTAAAAGCAATGAATGAGGAGGCGCAAAGATTGGGGCTGAAAAATACTTATTTCGCAGATGCTATTGGTTTAAGCGAAAAAAACACATCTACAGCATGGGAAGTTTATCTGTTGGCTAAAGAGTTGTTGCAGAACAAGTGGCTGGCAGATGTTGTTTCTCAAAGCCACCTTGATGTTTGTTCTTTAGATGGGAATTGCTACTCTCTTTGGAATACAAACCGCTTAGTGCGTCAAGGTTTTAAAGGGATAAAAACCGGTTATACAGAAGAAGCTGGCCATTGTTTGGCAGCATTAAAATATGTTCAAAACCATCCTGTTATTATTGTTGTTTTAGGAGCGGCTGACGGCCATATTAGGTTTGAAGATGTAGAGTTGGCAGGAGCTTGGTTAGAACGTTCAGCTCTTTACTGA